The proteins below are encoded in one region of Buttiauxella gaviniae:
- the hisS gene encoding histidine--tRNA ligase: protein MAKNIQAIRGMNDYLPGETAIWQRIEGILKQVLGSYGYSEIRLPIVEQTPLFKRAIGEVTDVVEKEMYTFEDRNGDSLTLRPEGTAGCVRAGIEHGLLYNQEQRLWYIGPMFRHERPQKGRYRQFNQLGVEVFGLQGPDIDAELIMLTARWWRALGIDQHVSLELNSIGSLEARANYRDALVAFLEQHKEKLDEDCQRRMYSNPLRVLDSKNPEVQALLDDAPTLGDYLDEESREHFAGLCQYLDAAGIAYTVNQRLVRGLDYYNRTVFEWVTSSLGSQGTVCAGGRYDGLVEQLGGRAAPAVGFAMGLERLVLLVQAINPEFKAESVVDIYLISSGQGTQAAAMLLAEQLRDQVPAIKLMTNYGGGNFKKQIGRADKRGARVALVLGETEVANGQVVVKDLRTGEQTTVEQANAVAHLQALLG, encoded by the coding sequence GTGGCAAAAAACATTCAAGCCATCCGCGGCATGAACGATTACCTGCCTGGCGAAACCGCCATTTGGCAGCGCATTGAAGGCATTCTGAAACAGGTGCTCGGCAGCTACGGTTACAGTGAAATCCGTTTGCCGATTGTAGAGCAGACCCCGTTATTCAAACGCGCTATCGGTGAAGTGACCGACGTGGTTGAAAAAGAGATGTATACCTTTGAGGACCGCAACGGCGATAGCCTGACTCTGCGTCCTGAAGGCACCGCGGGCTGCGTGCGTGCCGGTATCGAACATGGTCTTCTGTACAATCAGGAACAGCGCTTGTGGTACATCGGGCCGATGTTCCGCCACGAGCGCCCGCAAAAAGGGCGCTATCGCCAGTTCAATCAGTTGGGTGTTGAAGTCTTCGGTCTGCAAGGGCCAGATATTGACGCCGAACTTATCATGCTGACTGCTCGCTGGTGGCGTGCGCTCGGCATCGACCAGCACGTTAGCCTTGAGCTGAACTCTATTGGTTCACTGGAAGCTCGCGCTAACTATCGTGATGCGCTGGTTGCGTTCCTGGAACAGCATAAAGAAAAACTCGACGAAGATTGCCAGCGTCGCATGTACAGCAACCCACTGCGCGTTCTGGATTCTAAAAACCCAGAAGTTCAGGCTCTGCTGGATGACGCCCCAACGCTTGGCGACTACCTGGATGAAGAGTCTCGTGAGCATTTCGCGGGCTTGTGCCAGTATCTGGACGCTGCCGGTATCGCGTATACCGTCAATCAGCGCCTGGTGCGCGGCCTGGATTATTACAATCGTACCGTTTTCGAATGGGTTACCAGCAGCCTGGGTTCTCAGGGCACCGTTTGTGCAGGCGGCCGTTACGACGGTTTAGTTGAGCAACTGGGTGGCCGCGCAGCGCCAGCAGTCGGTTTCGCAATGGGTCTGGAACGTCTTGTTTTACTGGTCCAGGCTATCAATCCGGAATTTAAAGCAGAATCTGTTGTCGATATTTACCTGATATCGTCAGGTCAGGGAACGCAAGCTGCGGCAATGCTGTTAGCTGAGCAGTTACGTGACCAGGTCCCGGCTATCAAGCTGATGACCAACTACGGCGGTGGCAACTTCAAGAAACAGATTGGTCGTGCCGATAAGCGGGGTGCGCGTGTCGCACTGGTGCTGGGCGAAACTGAAGTCGCAAATGGTCAGGTCGTCGTTAAGGATCTGCGCACAGGTGAGCAAACAACCGTTGAACAAGCAAACGCGGTGGCTCATTTGCAGGCGCTGCTGGGTTAA
- a CDS encoding bifunctional tRNA (adenosine(37)-C2)-methyltransferase TrmG/ribosomal RNA large subunit methyltransferase RlmN: protein MSEQIVNSETPVSVVSSKSEKINLLDLNRQQLREFFAEMGEKPFRADQVMKWMYHYCSDDFDEMTDINKVLRNKLKEVAEIRAPEVAEEQRSADGTIKWAIKIADQLVETVYIPEEDRATLCVSSQVGCALECKFCSTAQQGFNRNLRVSEIIGQVWRAAKIIGAQKKTGVRPITNVVMMGMGEPLLNLNNVVPAMEIMLDDFGFGLSKRRVTLSTSGVVPALDKLGDMIDVALAISLHAPTDEIRDQIMPINKKYNIETFLSAVRRYLEKSNANQGRVTVEYVLLDHINDGTEHAHQLAECLKDTPCKINLIPWNPFPGAPYGRSSNSRIDRFSKVLMSYGFTTIVRKTRGDDIDAACGQLAGEVIDRTKRTLRKRMQGEPIDVKAV from the coding sequence ATGTCAGAGCAAATTGTCAATTCTGAGACGCCTGTTTCAGTCGTTTCCAGCAAGTCAGAAAAAATTAACCTGTTGGATCTTAACCGCCAGCAACTGCGTGAGTTCTTCGCTGAAATGGGCGAAAAACCGTTCCGCGCTGATCAAGTCATGAAATGGATGTATCACTATTGCAGTGATGACTTCGATGAAATGACCGACATCAACAAAGTTCTGCGCAACAAACTTAAAGAAGTTGCTGAAATCCGTGCTCCAGAGGTTGCTGAAGAGCAGCGTTCTGCTGATGGCACCATCAAATGGGCCATCAAAATTGCCGATCAACTGGTGGAAACGGTATACATCCCGGAAGAAGATCGCGCCACACTGTGCGTCTCTTCTCAGGTAGGCTGCGCTCTGGAATGCAAATTCTGTTCTACCGCTCAGCAAGGTTTTAACCGTAACCTTCGCGTTTCTGAAATTATCGGCCAGGTATGGCGTGCGGCGAAAATTATTGGCGCGCAAAAGAAAACCGGCGTTCGTCCTATCACCAACGTGGTGATGATGGGCATGGGTGAGCCACTGCTGAACCTCAACAACGTGGTTCCAGCGATGGAAATCATGCTGGATGATTTCGGTTTCGGGCTTTCTAAACGCCGCGTTACGCTTTCTACTTCTGGTGTGGTTCCGGCTCTGGATAAATTGGGCGACATGATTGACGTGGCACTGGCCATTTCACTGCATGCTCCGACCGATGAAATTCGTGACCAGATCATGCCGATTAACAAAAAGTACAATATCGAGACTTTCCTGTCTGCGGTACGTCGTTATCTGGAAAAATCCAACGCTAACCAAGGCCGCGTAACCGTGGAATATGTTCTGTTGGATCACATCAACGACGGTACTGAGCATGCGCATCAGCTGGCGGAATGCCTTAAAGATACGCCATGCAAAATCAACCTGATCCCATGGAACCCGTTCCCGGGCGCGCCATATGGTCGTAGCTCCAATAGCCGTATTGACCGTTTCTCAAAAGTACTGATGAGTTATGGCTTCACGACTATCGTGCGTAAGACTCGCGGTGATGACATTGATGCGGCTTGTGGTCAGTTGGCAGGTGAGGTGATTGACCGTACTAAACGTACGTTGCGTAAGCGTATGCAAGGTGAACCTATTGATGTTAAAGCAGTCTGA
- a CDS encoding YfgM family protein: MEIYENDNEQVDAVKRFFAENGKALVVGVVLGIGALVGWRYWNSHQAESSMASSLEYQTVTDAVRADQPATLSAAEKFAASTKNTYGALASLEVAQKYADKNDLAKAAAQLQQGLSSTSDENLQALINLRLARIQIQQKQSDAALKTLDSIKGEGWVAIIADLRGEALLSKGDKQGARDAWSKGSQTDASPALREMMQMKINNLSS; the protein is encoded by the coding sequence GTGGAAATTTACGAAAACGATAACGAACAGGTTGATGCGGTAAAACGCTTCTTTGCTGAAAACGGCAAAGCGCTGGTAGTTGGGGTTGTACTGGGTATTGGCGCACTGGTTGGCTGGCGTTACTGGAACAGCCATCAAGCCGAGAGCTCAATGGCTTCTTCTCTGGAATATCAAACTGTGACAGACGCTGTGCGTGCCGATCAACCCGCGACGCTAAGCGCCGCAGAGAAATTTGCTGCCAGCACCAAGAATACCTATGGCGCGCTTGCGTCATTGGAAGTGGCACAGAAATACGCAGACAAGAACGACCTCGCAAAAGCGGCAGCACAATTGCAGCAGGGGCTGAGTAGCACCAGCGATGAAAATTTGCAGGCGCTTATTAATCTGCGTCTGGCACGTATCCAAATCCAACAGAAGCAATCTGATGCGGCGCTGAAAACCCTCGACAGCATTAAAGGCGAAGGTTGGGTAGCGATTATTGCTGATTTGCGCGGTGAAGCGCTGCTCAGCAAAGGGGACAAGCAAGGTGCACGCGATGCGTGGAGCAAAGGCTCACAAACCGACGCTTCTCCAGCCCTGCGCGAAATGATGCAGATGAAAATTAATAATTTGTCGAGCTAA
- the bamB gene encoding outer membrane protein assembly factor BamB → MQLHKLLVPGLISLTLLSGCSLFSGEEDVVKMSPLPTVENQFEPEKSWSTSVGSGIGDFYSNLHPAWQDGNIYAADRRGTVKAVNADDGKEVWSVDLSEKTNFYSSNLPALLSGGVTVEGAHVYVGSEKAQVYALNTSDGSIAWQSKAAGEVLSRPVVSDGLVLVHTSNGQLQAFDEADGAAKWTVNLDMPALSLRGESAPSVAFGAAIVGGDNGRVSAVLLKQGQLIWQQRISQATGATEIDRLSDVDTTPVIVNGVVYALAYNGNLTALDLRSGQVMWKRELGSVNDFIVDANRIFLVDQNDRVVALNADGGVTLWTQSDLLHRNLTSPVLYNGYLVVADSEGYMHWINADDGRFVAQQKVDSSGFQTEPVVASDKLLIQAKDGTLYAIKR, encoded by the coding sequence ATGCAATTGCATAAACTACTTGTACCAGGGCTGATTTCTCTGACGCTGCTCAGCGGTTGTTCACTGTTTAGCGGTGAAGAAGACGTGGTAAAGATGTCTCCACTGCCGACAGTTGAAAACCAGTTCGAACCTGAAAAATCATGGAGCACTTCCGTGGGTAGCGGTATTGGTGATTTCTATTCCAATCTGCATCCAGCGTGGCAGGACGGCAATATTTATGCTGCTGACCGCCGTGGTACCGTCAAAGCCGTAAATGCTGACGATGGGAAAGAAGTCTGGTCTGTTGATCTCTCTGAAAAGACGAATTTCTACTCCAGCAACCTGCCAGCACTGCTTTCTGGTGGTGTAACGGTTGAGGGGGCACATGTTTACGTTGGGAGTGAGAAAGCACAGGTTTATGCGCTTAACACCTCTGATGGTAGTATTGCATGGCAAAGCAAAGCGGCAGGCGAAGTGCTTTCTCGCCCGGTGGTTAGCGACGGTTTAGTTCTGGTTCATACCAGCAACGGCCAGCTTCAGGCATTTGATGAAGCTGACGGTGCGGCAAAATGGACCGTAAACCTGGATATGCCAGCGCTTTCCCTGCGTGGCGAATCTGCCCCGTCGGTTGCGTTTGGTGCGGCCATTGTGGGTGGTGATAATGGTCGCGTGAGCGCGGTTCTGTTAAAACAAGGCCAGCTTATTTGGCAACAACGTATCTCTCAGGCAACCGGTGCAACCGAAATTGACCGTCTGAGCGATGTCGATACCACGCCGGTTATCGTAAATGGTGTGGTGTATGCCCTGGCATACAACGGCAACCTGACGGCGCTGGACTTGCGTTCAGGCCAGGTGATGTGGAAACGTGAACTGGGTTCTGTAAACGACTTTATCGTTGATGCCAACCGTATTTTCCTCGTCGATCAGAATGACCGTGTTGTGGCTCTGAATGCGGATGGCGGCGTTACGCTGTGGACGCAAAGCGATCTGCTACACCGTAATCTGACTTCTCCTGTTCTCTACAACGGTTATCTGGTTGTGGCTGACAGCGAAGGTTACATGCACTGGATCAACGCCGACGATGGTCGCTTTGTTGCCCAGCAAAAAGTGGACAGCTCTGGCTTCCAGACTGAGCCGGTTGTCGCCAGCGACAAGCTGCTGATTCAGGCGAAAGACGGTACGTTATACGCTATCAAGCGCTAA
- the pbpC gene encoding peptidoglycan glycosyltransferase PbpC (penicillin-binding protein 1C) → MWHRYLIVVLPLILLAGVWLADRIWPLPLFQVNPARVVVAADGTPLWRFADENGIWRYPVTIDDVSPRYLDALINYEDRWFWDHPGVNPLSILRAAGQDLLSGKVISGGSTLTMQVARLLDPHPRTFGGKIRQVWRALQLEWHLSKEQILTLYLNRAPFGGTLQGIGAASWVYLGKSPKHLSYAEAALLAVLPQAPSRLRPDRWPERAQVARNKVLIRMAEQAVWEPQQVKESLEEPVWLAPRQMPQLAPLLSRYLVSRTNAQKITTTLDASLQRQLEELALNWKAQLPPRSSLAMLVVDHTTMEVRGWVGSVDINDQSRFGHVDMVTAIRSPGSVLKPFVYGLALDDGLIHPTSLLQDVPRRFGDYRPGNFDTGFHGPVSMSDALVRSLNLPAVQVLEAYGPKRFAAKLRNVGLDLRFPAGSEPNLSLILGGGGARLDQIVAAYSAFARRGRAAQLRLLPEQPLMERPLMSEGAAWIIRRILAGEAQPQSDATLPAVVPLAWKTGTSYGYRDAWAVGINPRYLIGIWTGRPDSTPVAGQFGLGSAVPLLNQVNNLLQASSAVQQVRLPVDPRPASVSTGEICWPGGQNLAAGDSNCRRRLASWLLDNSQPPTLEALGQEGIQGSRMLIWLDNKGKRVAADCPKATQHIVSLWPLPLEPWLPASERRSARLPEVSALCPPPQKDEVTPLLLLGVREGAILKRLPGELRLALRLSVQGGQGDRWWFLNGEPVSESGKGIALNLDKPGAYQVLVLDEGGQVAAAHFTLQ, encoded by the coding sequence TTGTGGCACCGCTATTTAATTGTGGTGCTGCCTCTTATCTTACTTGCGGGAGTTTGGCTTGCGGACCGGATTTGGCCTCTGCCGCTTTTTCAGGTAAACCCTGCGCGAGTGGTAGTGGCTGCGGATGGCACACCGCTGTGGCGTTTTGCTGATGAAAATGGGATCTGGCGCTATCCGGTTACGATCGATGACGTTTCGCCGCGTTATCTTGATGCCTTGATCAACTATGAAGATCGCTGGTTTTGGGATCACCCTGGGGTTAACCCGCTCTCGATCCTTCGTGCGGCAGGGCAGGATCTGCTGAGCGGTAAAGTGATTTCGGGTGGCAGTACATTGACGATGCAGGTAGCGAGATTGCTCGATCCACACCCCCGCACCTTTGGTGGCAAAATTCGCCAGGTGTGGCGAGCGCTACAGCTGGAATGGCATCTCTCAAAAGAACAGATTCTCACGCTGTACCTCAATCGGGCACCCTTTGGCGGCACGTTACAGGGGATAGGGGCAGCAAGTTGGGTCTATCTGGGAAAATCCCCAAAACACCTCAGTTACGCAGAAGCCGCGCTATTAGCCGTTCTACCCCAGGCACCAAGCCGCCTTCGACCGGACCGTTGGCCTGAACGCGCACAGGTCGCGCGCAATAAAGTTCTTATCCGTATGGCCGAGCAAGCAGTCTGGGAACCGCAGCAGGTAAAGGAATCTCTTGAAGAGCCTGTCTGGCTTGCTCCCCGACAAATGCCGCAGTTAGCGCCGTTGCTTTCGCGTTATCTGGTGAGCCGGACAAATGCACAGAAAATAACAACCACTCTTGATGCTTCGTTGCAGCGGCAACTGGAGGAGCTTGCGCTGAACTGGAAAGCACAATTACCGCCGCGTTCATCCCTGGCGATGCTGGTTGTGGATCATACTACTATGGAGGTGCGCGGTTGGGTTGGTTCTGTCGATATCAACGATCAAAGCCGTTTCGGGCATGTTGATATGGTCACGGCGATCCGTTCGCCCGGATCGGTGCTTAAACCTTTCGTTTACGGTCTTGCGCTGGATGATGGGCTTATTCATCCCACATCGTTATTGCAGGATGTGCCGCGCCGCTTTGGTGATTACCGTCCTGGAAATTTCGATACTGGTTTTCATGGCCCGGTCAGCATGAGTGACGCGCTGGTGCGTTCGCTTAATCTTCCTGCGGTACAAGTTCTGGAAGCTTACGGCCCAAAACGCTTTGCTGCAAAGTTACGTAATGTGGGCTTAGATCTCCGTTTCCCTGCGGGTAGTGAACCCAATCTTTCATTGATTTTAGGCGGTGGTGGGGCGCGTCTTGATCAGATTGTTGCAGCTTACAGCGCTTTTGCCCGCCGCGGCCGAGCTGCGCAGTTACGCTTGCTACCAGAACAACCTCTAATGGAACGACCTTTGATGTCTGAAGGAGCGGCCTGGATTATTCGCCGCATTCTGGCGGGGGAAGCCCAGCCACAGTCGGATGCCACGTTGCCCGCTGTCGTTCCTCTAGCGTGGAAAACGGGAACTAGCTATGGCTACCGTGATGCATGGGCAGTAGGTATCAATCCCCGGTATCTCATTGGCATCTGGACCGGGCGGCCTGATAGCACACCAGTTGCGGGACAGTTTGGTTTGGGCAGTGCGGTACCGCTGTTAAATCAAGTGAATAATTTGCTGCAAGCCAGCTCCGCTGTACAGCAAGTGCGGCTGCCTGTTGACCCGCGCCCTGCATCAGTTTCTACAGGGGAAATTTGCTGGCCTGGCGGGCAGAATCTGGCGGCTGGCGATAGCAATTGCCGACGCAGATTAGCCAGTTGGTTGTTGGATAATAGCCAACCGCCAACGCTTGAAGCACTGGGGCAGGAGGGGATTCAGGGGTCAAGAATGCTCATCTGGCTTGATAACAAGGGTAAGCGTGTCGCGGCGGATTGTCCGAAAGCTACGCAACATATTGTCTCTCTCTGGCCTCTGCCCCTTGAGCCATGGCTGCCCGCGAGTGAAAGACGATCGGCGCGTTTGCCTGAAGTCTCAGCGCTTTGTCCTCCCCCGCAGAAAGATGAAGTTACGCCTTTATTGTTGTTAGGCGTTCGTGAGGGCGCTATTTTGAAGCGTCTACCTGGCGAATTGCGCTTAGCGCTTCGTCTTAGTGTGCAGGGTGGGCAAGGAGATCGCTGGTGGTTTTTAAACGGGGAACCCGTCAGTGAAAGCGGAAAGGGAATCGCGCTCAATCTGGATAAACCGGGCGCGTATCAGGTTTTAGTGCTTGATGAAGGCGGGCAGGTTGCGGCTGCACACTTCACGTTGCAGTAG
- the rodZ gene encoding cytoskeleton protein RodZ — MNTEATHESNAAKTTGERLRTAREELGLSQQAVAERLCLKVSTVRDIEDDKAPAELASTFLRGYIRSYARLVHIPEEELLPMMEKQAPIRAAKVAPMQSFSLGKRRKKRDGWLMSFTWLILFVVVGLTGAWWWQNHKAQQEEISTMADQSSAELSASNSNSQSVPLNTGDSAAADTSAQQPAQTPAEQSASATPATQNQAAAVTAQQTAPADSSAVVAPSQAPVDNAQATTPAPVAPNAALPTDQAAVSTPAADPNALVMNFNADCWLEVTDATGKKLFSGMQRKDGNLNLAGQAPYKLKIGAPAAVQIQFQGKPVDLSRFIRTSQVARLTVSAE; from the coding sequence ATGAATACTGAAGCCACTCACGAATCAAATGCAGCAAAAACCACGGGTGAACGTCTACGTACTGCCCGTGAAGAACTCGGTCTTAGCCAACAAGCCGTGGCAGAACGCCTGTGCCTGAAGGTTTCCACCGTTCGGGATATTGAAGATGACAAGGCGCCTGCTGAATTAGCGTCTACGTTCCTGCGTGGTTATATCCGCTCTTATGCACGCCTGGTGCATATCCCGGAAGAAGAATTATTGCCAATGATGGAAAAACAGGCGCCGATTAGGGCTGCCAAAGTTGCTCCAATGCAGAGTTTCTCTCTGGGCAAACGTCGTAAAAAACGTGACGGTTGGTTGATGAGCTTTACCTGGCTCATCCTGTTTGTGGTTGTCGGCCTGACCGGAGCATGGTGGTGGCAGAACCACAAAGCGCAGCAGGAAGAGATCTCAACTATGGCAGATCAATCTTCAGCTGAACTTTCAGCCAGCAACAGCAATTCTCAGTCCGTTCCATTGAATACAGGTGATTCTGCTGCAGCTGATACTTCAGCACAGCAGCCTGCTCAGACTCCCGCCGAGCAATCGGCTTCTGCAACGCCAGCCACACAAAATCAGGCGGCTGCCGTAACGGCTCAGCAAACTGCGCCAGCGGATTCTTCCGCTGTAGTAGCACCAAGCCAGGCACCGGTTGATAACGCTCAGGCAACAACGCCTGCTCCGGTGGCACCGAACGCAGCACTTCCAACCGACCAGGCGGCTGTATCAACTCCAGCGGCCGATCCGAATGCGTTAGTCATGAATTTCAACGCCGATTGCTGGCTTGAAGTGACCGACGCAACCGGTAAAAAATTGTTCAGCGGCATGCAGCGTAAAGATGGCAATTTAAATTTAGCCGGTCAGGCACCGTATAAGTTAAAAATTGGTGCACCGGCGGCAGTACAGATTCAGTTCCAGGGTAAACCTGTCGATCTGAGTCGTTTTATCAGAACTAGCCAGGTTGCACGTCTGACAGTAAGTGCTGAATAA
- the ispG gene encoding flavodoxin-dependent (E)-4-hydroxy-3-methylbut-2-enyl-diphosphate synthase, with protein sequence MHNEAPIQRRKSKRIYVGNVPIGDGAPIAVQSMTNTRTTDVEATVNQIRALERVGADIVRVSVPTMDAAEAFKLIKQQVNVPLVADIHFDYRIALKVAEYGVDCLRINPGNIGSEERIRTVVDCARDKNIPIRIGVNAGSLEKDLQEKYGEPTPQALLESAMRHVDHLDRLNFDQFKVSVKASDVFLAVESYRLLAKQIDQPLHLGITEAGGMRSGSVKSAIGLGLLLSEGIGDTLRVSLAADPVEEIKVGFDILKSLRIRARGINFIACPTCSRQEFDVIGTVNALEERLEDIITPMDVSIIGCVVNGPGEALVSTLGVTGGNKKSGFYEDGVRQKERMDNENMIAQLEARIRAKASMLDESQRISIQQLEK encoded by the coding sequence ATGCATAATGAAGCCCCAATTCAACGTAGAAAATCCAAACGGATCTACGTCGGGAATGTGCCAATCGGCGACGGGGCACCGATCGCCGTCCAGTCAATGACCAACACCCGTACCACGGACGTTGAAGCTACTGTTAATCAGATCAGAGCGTTAGAAAGAGTTGGCGCTGATATCGTGCGTGTCTCTGTGCCAACTATGGATGCGGCAGAAGCGTTCAAGCTCATTAAGCAGCAGGTCAATGTTCCGTTGGTCGCTGATATCCATTTTGACTATCGTATCGCCCTCAAAGTTGCTGAGTATGGCGTGGATTGTCTGCGAATTAACCCCGGCAATATCGGTAGCGAAGAACGCATTCGCACCGTCGTTGATTGTGCGCGGGATAAAAACATTCCTATCCGCATCGGTGTTAACGCCGGATCGCTGGAAAAAGATCTTCAGGAAAAATACGGCGAACCAACGCCTCAGGCGCTGTTAGAGTCAGCGATGCGCCACGTGGATCATCTTGATCGTCTGAACTTTGATCAATTCAAAGTCAGTGTGAAAGCGTCCGATGTTTTCCTTGCCGTAGAATCATATCGTTTATTGGCTAAGCAGATTGATCAACCTTTGCACCTTGGGATCACCGAAGCGGGCGGTATGCGCAGTGGCTCGGTGAAATCGGCGATTGGTCTGGGTTTACTGCTGTCAGAAGGCATTGGTGATACGTTACGCGTTTCACTGGCAGCCGATCCGGTCGAAGAGATCAAGGTCGGTTTCGACATCCTGAAATCTTTGCGCATTCGTGCTCGCGGTATTAACTTTATCGCCTGCCCAACCTGTTCGCGTCAGGAGTTTGATGTTATCGGTACGGTGAACGCTCTCGAAGAGCGCCTGGAAGATATCATCACACCAATGGATGTTTCTATTATCGGTTGTGTTGTGAATGGCCCGGGTGAAGCGTTAGTTTCAACGCTGGGTGTCACCGGCGGTAATAAGAAAAGCGGCTTCTACGAAGACGGTGTGCGTCAGAAAGAGCGAATGGATAACGAAAACATGATTGCGCAGCTTGAAGCGCGTATTCGTGCCAAGGCTTCCATGCTTGATGAATCGCAGCGGATTAGTATCCAGCAGTTGGAAAAATAG
- the der gene encoding ribosome biogenesis GTPase Der has product MVPVVALVGRPNVGKSTLFNRLTRTRDALVADFPGLTRDRKYGRAEVEGREFIAIDTGGIDGTEDGVETHMAAQSLLAIEEADVVLFMVDARAGLMPADEAIAKHLRSRQKPTFLVANKTDGMDPDQAVIDFYSLGLGEIHPIAASHGRGVTTLLEHVLMPFIDEVNPREPEEEIDEDAAYWAAFNAKNGIVSEDDEEEIEEEEEAFNPQDLPIKLAIVGRPNVGKSTLTNRILGEDRVVVYDMPGTTRDSIYIPMERDEREYVLIDTAGVRKRGKITETVEKFSVIKTLQAIEDANVVMLVIDAREGISDQDLSLLGFILNSGRSLVIVVNKWDGLSNEVREQVKETLDFRLGFIDFARVHFISALHGSGVGNLFESVREAYDSSTRRVSTALLTRIMSMAAEDHQPPLVRGRRVKLKYAHAGGYNPPIVVIHGNQVKDLPDSYKRYLMNYFRKSLDVMGTPIRIQFKEGENPFANKRNTLTPNQMRKRKRLIKHIKKSK; this is encoded by the coding sequence ATGGTACCTGTGGTTGCGCTTGTCGGGCGCCCTAATGTCGGAAAATCCACGTTGTTTAACCGCTTGACGCGTACCCGAGATGCGCTGGTCGCGGATTTCCCGGGGCTGACTCGCGACCGCAAGTATGGTCGTGCTGAAGTGGAAGGTCGCGAATTTATTGCTATTGATACCGGTGGTATTGATGGTACGGAAGATGGCGTAGAAACGCATATGGCGGCCCAGTCGCTTCTGGCAATCGAAGAAGCAGATGTAGTGCTGTTTATGGTGGATGCGCGTGCGGGCCTGATGCCTGCTGATGAAGCTATCGCTAAACATCTGCGTTCTCGTCAAAAGCCTACCTTCCTGGTTGCAAACAAAACTGATGGTATGGACCCTGATCAGGCCGTTATTGATTTCTACTCTTTAGGCTTAGGTGAAATTCACCCGATTGCCGCGTCTCATGGCCGTGGTGTTACCACGCTCCTTGAACACGTTCTGATGCCATTTATCGATGAAGTCAATCCGCGTGAACCGGAAGAAGAGATCGATGAAGATGCAGCCTATTGGGCGGCGTTCAATGCTAAGAATGGCATTGTGTCTGAAGACGACGAAGAAGAAATTGAAGAGGAAGAAGAAGCTTTTAATCCTCAGGATCTGCCAATCAAACTGGCGATTGTTGGTCGTCCGAACGTAGGTAAGTCAACGCTCACCAACCGCATTCTTGGTGAAGATCGTGTCGTGGTTTATGACATGCCGGGCACTACGCGTGATAGCATTTATATCCCAATGGAGCGTGATGAGCGTGAATACGTTCTCATCGATACCGCGGGTGTTCGTAAGCGTGGCAAAATCACTGAAACCGTTGAGAAATTCTCGGTAATCAAAACGCTGCAAGCGATTGAAGACGCTAACGTCGTAATGCTGGTGATTGATGCGCGTGAAGGCATCTCTGACCAGGATCTCTCTCTGCTCGGCTTTATTCTGAACAGTGGGCGCTCACTGGTTATTGTGGTCAACAAGTGGGATGGCCTGAGCAACGAAGTCAGAGAGCAAGTCAAAGAAACCCTGGATTTCCGTCTGGGCTTTATCGACTTTGCGCGCGTGCACTTTATTTCCGCCCTGCACGGCAGCGGTGTAGGCAACCTGTTTGAGTCCGTTCGTGAAGCATATGACAGCTCCACGCGCCGCGTAAGCACTGCGTTGCTGACGCGTATCATGTCCATGGCTGCGGAAGATCACCAGCCGCCGTTGGTTCGTGGTCGCCGCGTTAAGCTGAAATATGCCCACGCCGGTGGTTATAACCCGCCAATCGTTGTGATTCATGGCAACCAGGTGAAAGACCTGCCGGACTCTTACAAACGCTACCTGATGAACTACTTCCGCAAATCGCTGGATGTAATGGGTACGCCAATTCGTATTCAGTTCAAAGAAGGGGAAAACCCGTTTGCTAACAAACGTAACACCCTGACGCCGAACCAGATGCGTAAACGTAAGCGTTTGATTAAACACATCAAGAAAAGCAAGTAA
- the ndk gene encoding nucleoside-diphosphate kinase, with protein MAIERTFSIIKPNAVAKNVIGNIYARFESAGFKIVGAKMLHLTSEQAQGFYAEHEGKPFFDGLVAFMTSGPIMVSVLEGENAVQRHRDILGATNPANALAGTLRADYADSFTENGTHGSDSVESAAREIAYFFAEGEVCPRTR; from the coding sequence ATGGCTATTGAACGTACTTTTTCCATCATCAAACCAAACGCGGTGGCAAAAAACGTTATTGGTAATATTTATGCTCGTTTTGAATCCGCAGGGTTTAAAATTGTAGGCGCAAAAATGCTGCACTTGACCTCTGAGCAGGCTCAGGGTTTCTACGCTGAGCACGAAGGCAAACCTTTCTTCGACGGTCTGGTTGCATTCATGACTTCAGGTCCAATCATGGTTAGCGTTCTGGAAGGCGAAAATGCCGTTCAGCGTCATCGTGATATTCTGGGAGCCACTAACCCTGCTAATGCTTTGGCGGGTACTCTGCGTGCTGATTACGCTGACAGCTTTACCGAGAATGGGACTCACGGTTCTGATTCTGTTGAATCTGCCGCCCGTGAAATTGCGTATTTCTTCGCTGAAGGCGAAGTGTGCCCGCGCACTCGCTAA